Proteins encoded by one window of Amaranthus tricolor cultivar Red isolate AtriRed21 chromosome 4, ASM2621246v1, whole genome shotgun sequence:
- the LOC130809661 gene encoding uncharacterized protein LOC130809661, which yields MDTLSSPIPNLQVHKPPNPNHHYRRGNSAPLSHHLHTSAAKATATSSISTLHHKDTCTPLLSSSPQRRTSSPPRSSSPRAAAIHRSSASGYAAALLDITQSNGTVLKVEKDVRRLLRVVFSSKNAQVREFMSDVWVEEKAKGEVVKELIEKCKFERNLVGLVKMLINKGNSVELVKDVLEEFLCIFHQLIVGVSHHHGSTTSRLALQG from the coding sequence ATGGACACCTTATCAAGTCCTATCCCAAACTTACAAGTCCACAAACCACCCAATCCCAACCACCACTACCGCCGTGGTAATTCCGCTCCACTTTCCCACCACCTCCATACCTCCGCCGCAAAAGCCACCGCCACGTCATCAATTTCCACCCTACACCATAAAGACACTTGTACCCCTCTCTTATCTTCCTCCCCACAAAGAAGGACTTCCTCCCCGCCACGCTCATCCTCCCCACGCGCCGCCGCAATCCACCGAAGCTCAGCCAGCGGTTACGCAGCGGCGCTATTGGACATAACCCAATCAAACGGCACCGTTTTGAAGGTTGAGAAAGATGTAAGGAGGCTTCTAAGGGTAGTTTTTAGTAGCAAAAATGCCCAAGTGAGGGAGTTTATGAGTGATGTTTGGGTGGAGGAGAAAGCTAAAGGAGAAGTTGTGAAAGAATTAATTGAAAAATGTAAATTTGAAAGGAATTTAGTTGGATTAGTGAAGATGTTGATCAATAAAGGAaatagtgttgaattggttaaagATGTTCTTGAAGAATTCCTTTGTATTTTTCATCAACTTATTGTTGGTGTTTCTCATCATCATGGTTCTACTACTAGTAGATTGGCTTTGCAAGGATGA